The following proteins are encoded in a genomic region of Takifugu rubripes chromosome 9, fTakRub1.2, whole genome shotgun sequence:
- the mpi gene encoding mannose-6-phosphate isomerase, whose protein sequence is MGSEADVTSPAVARHVAAMERVRVFPLTCVVQNYAWGKVGEDSEVARLVVNGDPLTVIEDGKPYAELWMGAHPKGDAQIKDNRVAQTTLGQWIASFPACLGSKVKDKFQGRLPFLFKVLSVNTALSIQAHPNRELAARLHAQFPQHYPDDNHKPEMAIALTHFQGLCGFRPVDQILGFLHSVPEFRALVGNEAAEELQCSVEDAVHTRLVLKNCFTRMMNCEKKVFVDQLNMLVKRVTEEGAAAKDTSSSNGDLLLRLHSQYPGDIGCFSIFFLNHIMLEPGQAMFLGANEPHAYIYGDCIECMACSDNTVRAGLTPKYIDVNTLCEMLNYSPAPAASKIFLGVPDGADPCVTVYDPPVPDFSVLRIQIPPSLPQYTISPVDSASILLVTEGHATATCATGLSEIMLRRGTVLFVSANESISLEEVSPVGVTMFRACCLL, encoded by the exons ATGGGAAGTGAAGCGGATGTGACGTCGCCAGCGGTGGCTCGACACGTCGCAGCCATGGAGCGGGTCAGAG TGTTCCCACTGACCTGCGTGGTACAGAACTATGCCTGGGGGAAAGTGGGCGAGGACAGTGAGGTGGCCAGGCTGGTGGTCAATGGAGACCCTCTGACTGTCATCGAGGATGGGAAACCTTACGCAGAG TTGTGGATGGGTGCTCACCCCAAAGGTGACGCTCAGATTAAAGACAACCGTGTGGCTCAGACCACGCTGGGACAGTGGATCGCCAGCTTCCCTGCCTGCctgggttcaaaggtcaaagacaaATTTCAGGGCCGGCTGCCGTTCCTGTTTAAAGTTCTGTCTGTGAACACGGCTCTATCCATCCAGGCTCACCCCAACAGA GAGTTAGCTGCTCGGCTCCACGCTCAGTTTCCCCAACACTATCCAGATGACAACCACAAGCCAGAGATGGCCATCGCTCTGACCCACTTCCAGGGCCTCTGTGGTTTCAGACCAGTGGATCAGATCCTGGGCTTCCTTCATT CTGTCCCAGAGTTCCGTGCTCTTGTGGGCaatgaggcagcagaggagctgcagtgCAGTGTGGAAGATGCGGTCCACACGAGACTGGTGCTCAAGAACTGCTTCACCAGGATGATGAACTGTGAGAAGAAAGTGTTTGTAGATCAGCTCAACATGCTGGTGAAAAGAGTTacggaggaag gagcagcagcgaaAGACACTTCAAGCAGCAATGGTGACTTGTTGCTCCGCCTCCATTCCCAGTATCCTGGAGACATCGGCTGCTTCTCCATCTTTTTTCTCAACCACATCATGTTGGAGCCAGGCCAGGCCATGTTCCTGGGGGCCAACGAGCCTCACGCCTACATTTATGGAG ACTGCATTGAGTGCATGGCGTGCTCCGACAACACCGTCAGGGCTGGCCTCACTCCCAAATACATTGACGTCAACACACTGTGCGAGATGCTGAACTACAGCCCCGCCCCCGCGGCCTCCAAAATCTTTCTGGGTGTCCCAGATGGTGCTGACCCCTGTGTGACCGTGTACGACCCACCAGTGCCAGACTTCAGTGTCCTGAGGATACAG ATcccgccctccctcccacagTACACCATCTCTCCGGTCGACAGCGCTAGCATCCTCCTGGTTACCGAAGGCCACGCTACAGCAACGTGTGCTACAGGCCTCTCTGAGATCATGCTGAGGCGGGGCACCGTCCTCTTTGTATCGGCCAATGAGAGCATTTCCTTGGAGGAGGTCTCGCCGGTGGGGGTAACCATGTTCCGCGCCTGCTGCCTGCTGTAG
- the scamp2 gene encoding secretory carrier-associated membrane protein 2 — protein MSAIDDNPFAEPANENPFSDPSVTQVTSSSIEPVDQYNPFQTDGLATHSAATSSSPYQPAVLQPSTEPGPQATAAAAQANLLKQQEELERKAAALDRREQELQSRGASGKVNNWPPLPKNFPIKPCFYQDFSEEIPSEYQRVCKMMYYLWMLNCVTLFLNVLACLAFFIRDSSEGIDFGLSILWFILFTPCSFLCWYRPIYKAFKTDSSVSFFFFFFVFFCQVVIFIIQAVGIPSWGNSGWVTALSSLRTDKAVGAIMIIVAILFTFCASLSVVLLKMVHGLYRRTGASFHKAQQEFSQGVFTSKTFQTAASSAAQGALQRNN, from the exons ATGTCCGCGATCGACGACAACCCATTTGCGGAGCCCGCCAACGAGAACCCCTTCAGC GACCCCTCAGTCACCCAGGTGACCAGCTCCAGCATAGAACCAGTGGACCAGTACAACCCATTCCAAACA GACGGTCTGGCCACTCACAGTGCAGCAACCTCCAGCTCTCCATACCAGCCGGCGGTGTTGCAGCCGTCCACTGAGCCAGGCCCACAG gccacagctgctgctgctcaggccaacttgctgaagcagcaggaggagctggagaggaaggcTGCAGCGCTGGATCGCAGGGAGCAAGAactgcagagcagaggagccTCAG GTAAAGTGAACAACTGGCCTCCTCTGCCCAAGAACTTCCCCATCAAACCATGTTTCTACCAGGACTTCTCAGAGGAGATCCCCTCAGAGTACCAAAGGGTCTGTAAGATGATGTACTACCTGTGGATGT TGAACTGTGTGACTCTGTTCCTCAACGTCCTTGCCTGCCTCGCCTTCTTCATCCGGGACTCCAGTGAAGGTATCGACTTtggtctctccatcctctgGTTCATCCTCTTCACGCCCTGTTCCTTCCTCTGCTGGTACCGACCCATCTATAAGGCCTTCAA gACCGACAGCTCCgtcagcttctttttcttcttctttgtgtttttttgccaAGTGGTGATCTTCATCATCCAGGCTGTCGGCATCCCCAGCTGGGGGAACAG TGGTTGGGTGACGGCGCTCTCTAGTCTCAGAACAGACAAAGCTGTGGGTGCCATCATGATCATCGTGGCGATCCTCTTTACCTTCTGCGCCTCGCTGTCAGTTGTCCTGCTCAAAATG GTTCACGGTTTGTACCGCCGGACTGGTGCCAGTTTCCACAAGGCTCAGCAGGAATTTTCTCAGGGTGTTTTCACCAGTAAAACCTTCCAAACTGCAGCCTCGTCTGCTGCCCAGGGAGCCCTGCAGAGGAACaactga